From the Euphorbia lathyris chromosome 6, ddEupLath1.1, whole genome shotgun sequence genome, one window contains:
- the LOC136232716 gene encoding glycolate oxidase isoform X1, translating to MEEVTNVTEFEEIARKKLPKMVFDYYASGAEDQWSLKENRFAFSRILFRPRILIDVSKIDMTTSVLGFKISMPIMIAPTAMQKMAHPEGEYATARAASAAGTIMTLSSWATSSVEEVASTGPGIRFFQLYVYKNRNVVAQLVRRAEKAGFKAIALTVDTPRLGRREADIKNRFTLPPFLTLKNFEGLDLGKMDKSDDSGLASYVAGQIDRTLSWKDVKWLQTITSLPILVKGVLTAEDARLSIQNGAAGIIVSNHGARQLDYVPATIMALEEVVKAAQGRVPVFLDGGVRRGTDVFKALALGASGIFIGRPVVYSLAAEGEAGVRKALQMLRDEFEITMALSGCRSLREITRNHIVADWDAPRAVARL from the exons ATGGAGGAGGTAACCAATGTCACCGAATTCGAGGAAATTGCAAGGAAGAAATTGCCAAAGATGGTTTTTGACTACTATGCTTCAGGTGCAGAGGACCAATGGAGTCTCAAGGAGAATCGTTTCGCATTCTCTAGAATTCT ATTTCGACCTCGGATTCTAATTGATGTGAGCAAGATTGACATGACCACATCTGTGTTGGGCTTCAAGATTTCAATGCCTATCATGATTGCCCCAACAGCCATGCAGAAAATGGCTCACCCTGAAG GAGAGTATGCAACTGCAAGGGCAGCTTCAGCAGCTGGAACAATTATG ACACTTTCCTCATGGGCGACATCCAGTGTTGAGGAGGTTGCTTCAACAGGACCTGGCATTCGCTTTTTCCAGCTTTAT GTGTACAAGAACAGGAATGTGGTTGCTCAGCTTGTAAGAAGAGCTGAAAAGGCTGGATTCAAGGCAATTGCCCTCACTGTGGATACTCCTAGACTTGGCCGGAGGGAGGCTGATATCAAGAACAG ATTTACTCTGCCACCATTCTTGACTTTGAAGAACTTTGAAGGTCTTGATCTTGGTAAAATGGACAAG AGTGATGACTCTGGACTAGCTTCATATGTTGCTGGACAAATTGACCGTACACTCAGCTGGAAG GACGTGAAGTGGCTTCAGACAATCACATCATTGCCAATTCTGGTGAAGGGTGTCCTCACAGCTGAGGATG CAAGGCTATCCATACAGAATGGAGCTGCAGGAATAATCGTCTCCAATCATGGTGCTCGCCAGCTTGATTATGTTCCTGCAACTATTATGGCTTTGGAAGAG GTGGTGAAAGCTGCACAAGGACGAGTTCCTGTTTTTCTTGATGGTGGAGTTCGCCGTGGAACAGATGTTTTCAAGGCATTAGCATTAGGAGCATCTGGAATATTT ATTGGAAGGCCAGTTGTGTACTCGTTGGCTGCTGAAGGTGAAGCTGGTGTGAGGAAAGCACTTCAGATGCTTCGTGACGAGTTTGAAATAACAATGGCATTAAGTGGATGCCGCTCACTGAGGGAGATCACCCGCAATCATATTGTGGCTGACTGGGATGCTCCCCGTGCCGTTGCCAGGCTGTAA
- the LOC136232716 gene encoding glycolate oxidase isoform X2, with amino-acid sequence MSPNSRKLQGRNCQRWFLTTMLQVQRTNGVSRRIVSHSLEFCKFRPRILIDVSKIDMTTSVLGFKISMPIMIAPTAMQKMAHPEGEYATARAASAAGTIMTLSSWATSSVEEVASTGPGIRFFQLYVYKNRNVVAQLVRRAEKAGFKAIALTVDTPRLGRREADIKNRFTLPPFLTLKNFEGLDLGKMDKSDDSGLASYVAGQIDRTLSWKDVKWLQTITSLPILVKGVLTAEDARLSIQNGAAGIIVSNHGARQLDYVPATIMALEEVVKAAQGRVPVFLDGGVRRGTDVFKALALGASGIFIGRPVVYSLAAEGEAGVRKALQMLRDEFEITMALSGCRSLREITRNHIVADWDAPRAVARL; translated from the exons ATGTCACCGAATTCGAGGAAATTGCAAGGAAGAAATTGCCAAAGATGGTTTTTGACTACTATGCTTCAGGTGCAGAGGACCAATGGAGTCTCAAGGAGAATCGTTTCGCATTCTCTAGAATTCTGTAA ATTTCGACCTCGGATTCTAATTGATGTGAGCAAGATTGACATGACCACATCTGTGTTGGGCTTCAAGATTTCAATGCCTATCATGATTGCCCCAACAGCCATGCAGAAAATGGCTCACCCTGAAG GAGAGTATGCAACTGCAAGGGCAGCTTCAGCAGCTGGAACAATTATG ACACTTTCCTCATGGGCGACATCCAGTGTTGAGGAGGTTGCTTCAACAGGACCTGGCATTCGCTTTTTCCAGCTTTAT GTGTACAAGAACAGGAATGTGGTTGCTCAGCTTGTAAGAAGAGCTGAAAAGGCTGGATTCAAGGCAATTGCCCTCACTGTGGATACTCCTAGACTTGGCCGGAGGGAGGCTGATATCAAGAACAG ATTTACTCTGCCACCATTCTTGACTTTGAAGAACTTTGAAGGTCTTGATCTTGGTAAAATGGACAAG AGTGATGACTCTGGACTAGCTTCATATGTTGCTGGACAAATTGACCGTACACTCAGCTGGAAG GACGTGAAGTGGCTTCAGACAATCACATCATTGCCAATTCTGGTGAAGGGTGTCCTCACAGCTGAGGATG CAAGGCTATCCATACAGAATGGAGCTGCAGGAATAATCGTCTCCAATCATGGTGCTCGCCAGCTTGATTATGTTCCTGCAACTATTATGGCTTTGGAAGAG GTGGTGAAAGCTGCACAAGGACGAGTTCCTGTTTTTCTTGATGGTGGAGTTCGCCGTGGAACAGATGTTTTCAAGGCATTAGCATTAGGAGCATCTGGAATATTT ATTGGAAGGCCAGTTGTGTACTCGTTGGCTGCTGAAGGTGAAGCTGGTGTGAGGAAAGCACTTCAGATGCTTCGTGACGAGTTTGAAATAACAATGGCATTAAGTGGATGCCGCTCACTGAGGGAGATCACCCGCAATCATATTGTGGCTGACTGGGATGCTCCCCGTGCCGTTGCCAGGCTGTAA
- the LOC136232101 gene encoding protein TIFY 5A-like translates to MTRRTHSILDLNLFPASHLEERTAQQITIFYNGNVCVSDVTELQAKAILLLATREKITSSRGSSSNPNGLSMKRSLQRFLQKRNHRIQSTFPYHINRPLNSCSLPHH, encoded by the coding sequence ATGACGAGGAGGACCCACTCTATTCTCGACCTCAACCTTTTTCCCGCCTCCCATCTTGAAGAACGGACGGCGCAGCAGATAACGATTTTCTACAATGGAAATGTATGCGTTTCAGATGTTACAGAACTACAGGCAAAAGCGATTTTATTATTAGCAACAAGAGAAAAGATCACAAGTTCAAGAGGATCATCGAGTAATCCAAATGGTCTTTCAATGAAAAGATCACTGCaaaggtttttacagaagagaAATCATCGAATACAATCTACTTTTCCTTACCACATTAATCGTCCTCTTAATTCCTGCTCGCTCCCCCATCATTAA